A window of the Vicia villosa cultivar HV-30 ecotype Madison, WI unplaced genomic scaffold, Vvil1.0 ctg.001282F_1_1, whole genome shotgun sequence genome harbors these coding sequences:
- the LOC131634353 gene encoding transcription factor HEC2-like — MDEDILRTLESDESSMDMMTMMMQMEKFPEFNEPFYSNNNNLNLNLNNTENEFPYGNSNVTYPQPFSYPQQPMTMTPSLQHNGVQIPSGRINNTPLSSYSDKKNSMAAMREMIFRMAVMQPINIDPETIKPPKRKNVKISKDPQSVAARHRRERISERIRILQRLVPGGTKMDTASMLDEAIHYVKFLKKQVQTLEQVGANRPMNVAGFPGMISNGNLNYSSFLRGCSSPCQMVGPTSKQMLS, encoded by the coding sequence ATGGATGAGGACATTTTGAGAACTTTGGAAAGTGATGAAAGCAGCATGGacatgatgacaatgatgatgcAAATGGAAAAGTTTCCTGAATTCAATGAGCCTTtttatagcaacaacaacaatctcAATCTCAATCTCAATAACACCGAAAATGAGTTTCCTTATGGAAACTCAAATGTAACCTATCCTCAACCATTCTCTTATCCTCAACAACCAATGACAATGACACCATCTCTTCAACACAACGGAGTTCAAATTCCATCCGGGAGAATCAACAACACTCCGCTTTCGTCGTACTCAGATAAAAAGAACTCAATGGCGGCCATGAGAGAGATGATATTCCGTATGGCGGTTATGCAACCGATTAATATAGACCCGGAAACAATCAAACCGCCAAAGAGAAAGAACGTGAAGATTTCGAAAGATCCACAAAGTGTAGCAGCGAGacatagaagagaaagaattagCGAAAGAATAAGAATCTTGCAGAGATTAGTCCCTGGTGGAACAAAAATGGACACAGCTTCAATGTTAGATGAAGCAATACATTATGTGAAGTTCTTGAAGAAACAAGTTCAAACATTGGAACAAGTTGGAGCAAATAGACCTATGAATGTTGCTGGATTCCCAGGAATGATTTCTAATGGAAATTTGAACTACTCTTCTTTTCTTAGAGGTTGTTCATCACCTTGTCAAATGGTGGGTCCCACTTCCAAACAAATGCTTAGTTGA